A DNA window from Takifugu flavidus isolate HTHZ2018 chromosome 15, ASM371156v2, whole genome shotgun sequence contains the following coding sequences:
- the zgc:66427 gene encoding E3 ubiquitin-protein ligase znrf2 has product MGTRASRIQEESLSPAFEKDGSKRDSYRRPQCDRPTSLMVDFSGSFEDTETNGSRSEEGSDLDHGHRVASMDGSPADHRSIPSAPDQTSPASDNSEGRPEEGGTISPDPPVASEHQPREETDRTPQRTFSERLPGNRHSSSRSTGARSSRVRGIHQRPVSEAWIGLYRVNNRHGNIRCPFCSKPFPGGRIEDHLLSCLTSPPLPYNTDVLSKDSGECSICLEDLLQGETIARLACLCVYHKSCIDSWSKVKPCCPEHPFD; this is encoded by the exons ATGGGGACGAGAGCCAGTCGCATACAGGAAGAATCACTTTCCCCTGCTTTCGAAAAAGATGGCTCAAAGCGAGATTCCTATCGCCGGCCGCAATGTGACAGACCCACCAGCCTCATGGTCGACTTCTCTGGCAGCTTCGAGGACACCGAGACAAACGGAAGCCGATCGGAAGAAGGCAGCGACTTGGACCACGGACATCGTGTGGCGAGTATGGATGGCAGCCCCGCTGACCACCGCAGCATCCCATCTGCCCCCGATCAAACGTCACCCGCTAGTGACAACAGCGAGGGGAGACCCGAGGAAGGCGGAACCATAAGCCCCGACCCTCCGGTCGCATCAGAACATCAACCGAGAGAAGAAACAGATCGTACACCCCAGCGCACTTTTTCTGAGCGATTGCCTGGGAATCGACATTCATCCTCTCGCAGCACCGGCGCAAGATCCTCCAGGGTACGAGGCATCCACCAGAGGCCGGTGTCAGAAGCCTGGATTGGCCTGTATCGCGTCAACAATCGGCATGGCA ATATCCGCTGCCCTTTCTGTTCAAAGCCCTTCCCAGGGGGTCGGATTGAGGATCACTTGTTGAGCTGCCTCACATCTCCACCCCTACCTTACAATA ccgACGTGCTCAGTAAAGACAGCGGAGAGTGTTCCATTTGTTTGGAGGATCTTTTACAGGGAGAAACCATTGCCAGGCTGGCTTGTCTCTGTGTCTACCATAAGAG ctgcattgATTCCTGGTCCAAGGTAAAACCCTGCTGCCCTGAACATCCCTTTGATTGA